In Haloarcula sp. H-GB4, a single genomic region encodes these proteins:
- a CDS encoding CAP domain-containing protein: MVKKGLLAIAAVVLLVVLGTGVLVGAQFAGGTADTTTQTTDSQNGDGGGGNDGSSTATATAGNSTTPTPTPGANGTATETATPQQKSIPARQFNEQNVSDYVRQFLNEEREAAGVPPFESGLRTEKDLNEMAKNHSKQMSIEGKAIHKVDGVSSKDRYKNTGLYDRCTFNSAEGEYIEQPDRNRFEAVEKTVAGQTYEEGGKERFHATDKEVARKIVDDWMAWPDYRERLTLRNANLVGIGVEITDTGNVYVTANICS, encoded by the coding sequence ATGGTAAAGAAAGGGTTACTCGCTATCGCCGCCGTGGTACTCCTCGTGGTTCTGGGGACGGGAGTCCTTGTCGGAGCACAGTTCGCGGGCGGGACAGCGGACACGACGACACAGACAACCGATTCACAGAACGGCGATGGCGGCGGCGGTAATGACGGTAGCTCAACGGCGACGGCGACAGCGGGCAATAGTACGACGCCGACACCGACACCGGGAGCAAATGGAACGGCGACCGAGACAGCGACTCCACAGCAGAAGTCGATCCCGGCACGACAGTTCAACGAACAGAACGTCTCGGACTACGTCCGACAGTTCCTCAACGAAGAACGCGAGGCTGCAGGAGTCCCACCGTTCGAATCAGGACTTCGGACGGAAAAAGACCTCAACGAGATGGCAAAGAACCACAGCAAGCAGATGTCCATCGAAGGGAAGGCGATTCACAAGGTCGACGGCGTCTCCAGTAAGGACCGGTACAAAAACACCGGCCTTTACGACCGGTGCACGTTCAACTCTGCAGAAGGCGAGTACATCGAGCAACCAGACCGAAACCGGTTCGAGGCGGTTGAGAAGACAGTCGCTGGACAAACGTACGAGGAGGGTGGCAAAGAGCGATTCCACGCTACCGATAAGGAAGTCGCCAGAAAGATCGTTGATGACTGGATGGCGTGGCCAGACTACCGCGAACGGCTCACGCTCCGCAACGCTAATCTCGTCGGCATCGGCGTGGAGATAACCGACACTGGTAACGTGTACGTGACTGCCAACATCTGCAGCTAA
- a CDS encoding DUF3054 domain-containing protein encodes MSVSTVGNGRIELSARTALVAVGDLLAIALFVGVGELTHGTNPILSPGRFVGALTPFYIGWLLVAGLGGLYTAAATATIRVALGRTIVGWVLAVGIAQGLRSTAMFPGNAALTFALVSVIIGGTLLLLWRSAVAVVK; translated from the coding sequence ATGAGCGTCTCGACGGTGGGGAACGGTCGTATCGAACTGTCCGCTCGGACGGCGCTGGTCGCCGTCGGTGACTTGCTGGCGATTGCCCTGTTCGTCGGTGTCGGCGAGCTAACCCACGGTACCAATCCGATACTCAGTCCCGGTCGGTTCGTTGGGGCGCTGACGCCCTTTTATATCGGGTGGCTCCTCGTTGCAGGACTTGGGGGACTGTACACCGCCGCCGCGACCGCAACGATTCGAGTGGCTCTCGGCCGCACTATCGTGGGGTGGGTGCTGGCAGTCGGGATCGCACAGGGACTTCGGTCAACGGCGATGTTCCCCGGTAATGCGGCGCTGACATTCGCGCTCGTATCCGTGATCATTGGTGGCACGCTGCTGCTGCTCTGGCGCAGTGCAGTTGCAGTCGTAAAATAG
- a CDS encoding Rdx family protein gives MSSVEIEYCVPCGFRERAVNVQQAILSGLERELDSVRLVMGDHGVFRISVDDETVYDKAEAGDEFDVDAIVREIRSHVM, from the coding sequence ATGAGTTCTGTCGAAATCGAATACTGTGTTCCGTGTGGGTTCCGCGAGCGAGCAGTAAACGTCCAGCAAGCGATCTTATCCGGACTCGAGCGGGAACTCGACAGCGTCCGGCTGGTCATGGGCGACCACGGCGTGTTCCGGATTAGCGTGGATGACGAGACTGTCTACGACAAGGCCGAGGCCGGTGATGAGTTCGATGTGGACGCTATCGTGCGCGAGATCCGGTCGCACGTCATGTAG
- a CDS encoding H/ACA ribonucleoprotein complex subunit GAR1, translated as MKRIGTVSRVTQGLAVVRAPDDEYASVGTDVVDEELQTVGSVVDVFGPVERPYLAVSPNDSVHLPALVGTVLYAR; from the coding sequence ATGAAACGTATCGGCACTGTCTCGCGGGTCACACAGGGACTAGCGGTTGTCCGGGCACCTGACGACGAGTACGCGTCCGTCGGAACCGACGTCGTGGACGAGGAACTCCAGACGGTTGGCTCCGTTGTCGACGTGTTCGGTCCGGTCGAGCGCCCATATCTCGCAGTCTCGCCGAACGACAGCGTGCATCTCCCGGCGCTGGTCGGCACGGTCCTGTACGCGCGATAA
- the srp19 gene encoding signal recognition particle subunit SRP19, with the protein MVENVIWPAALDANRSRSDGRRVSLDLAVEDPTVDEIAKAVQQVGYDAVIERDKTYPREYEGRGRVVVKDADDATKSDLLGAVAAYMQALRE; encoded by the coding sequence ATGGTCGAGAACGTTATCTGGCCGGCGGCACTCGACGCCAACCGTTCGCGAAGCGATGGGCGTCGTGTATCACTGGATCTAGCCGTCGAGGACCCGACTGTCGACGAGATCGCCAAAGCCGTCCAGCAGGTTGGTTATGATGCGGTCATTGAACGGGACAAGACGTATCCACGCGAGTACGAAGGCCGCGGGCGAGTCGTCGTCAAGGACGCGGACGATGCGACGAAAAGCGACCTGCTTGGGGCCGTAGCGGCCTACATGCAGGCGCTCCGTGAATGA
- a CDS encoding presenilin family intramembrane aspartyl protease PSH has protein sequence MERRWRILGGCGLIAGIFLFVQLGALALVQPFESAGYQAVEDPSDPTNSLMYIGAILVATALILLAFRYDVDQLIRGLIVFSSAWLSLYVFQVLVPPVFTYAGINVVAALLALGLGTALLVYPEWYVIDGAGAVMGAAAAGLFGISFGVLPALVLLTVLAVYDAVSVYGTEHMLTLASGVMDLRVPVVLVIPMTLSYSYLDATTPNPTAEDETSDDSTADDTTEGATGTDEADEGDDVHADPLERDALFIGLGDAIIPSILVASAAFFASSDVPSVFGVPLPALTAMIGSYLGLTILLWMVLKGRAHAGLPLLNGGTIAGYIVGALAAGISLVDALGLGPYL, from the coding sequence ATGGAGAGACGGTGGCGAATCCTCGGCGGCTGTGGCCTTATCGCTGGTATCTTTCTGTTCGTCCAACTCGGCGCGCTAGCGCTGGTCCAGCCCTTCGAATCGGCTGGCTACCAAGCCGTCGAGGATCCGTCTGACCCTACGAACAGCCTCATGTACATCGGGGCGATTCTGGTCGCGACGGCACTTATATTGCTTGCTTTCCGCTACGATGTCGATCAGCTCATCCGCGGGCTTATCGTCTTCTCGTCGGCCTGGCTCTCTCTGTACGTGTTTCAGGTGCTGGTGCCGCCGGTGTTCACGTACGCCGGCATCAACGTCGTTGCCGCCCTATTAGCGCTGGGTCTGGGGACGGCGCTGCTGGTCTATCCCGAGTGGTACGTCATCGACGGTGCCGGTGCTGTAATGGGGGCCGCCGCCGCTGGCCTGTTCGGTATCAGTTTCGGCGTGTTACCGGCGCTCGTTCTGCTGACTGTCCTTGCCGTGTACGACGCAGTCAGCGTCTACGGGACCGAGCACATGCTCACGCTGGCCTCGGGCGTCATGGACCTCAGGGTCCCTGTCGTCCTCGTGATTCCCATGACGCTGTCGTACTCCTATCTCGACGCGACGACGCCAAACCCAACGGCGGAAGACGAGACGAGCGACGACTCGACGGCAGACGACACAACTGAGGGGGCGACGGGCACTGACGAAGCAGACGAAGGTGACGACGTTCACGCCGACCCGCTAGAGCGCGACGCGCTGTTTATCGGCCTCGGTGATGCGATTATTCCGTCGATACTCGTCGCTAGCGCCGCGTTCTTTGCCTCATCGGACGTACCGTCGGTGTTCGGCGTTCCGTTGCCGGCGCTGACCGCGATGATCGGGTCCTACCTTGGCCTGACGATACTGCTCTGGATGGTATTAAAAGGACGTGCGCACGCAGGACTCCCACTGTTGAACGGTGGAACTATCGCCGGCTACATCGTCGGCGCGCTCGCCGCGGGCATCAGTCTGGTCGACGCCCTCGGTCTCGGCCCGTATCTCTAA
- the coxB gene encoding cytochrome c oxidase subunit II, with the protein MTRKRAGLVALFGAALLALAAEPAAAAQIQDSTTDSLIWGLNMNLLYVALPITVLVEGILVYTVWRFRNQEEALPTRENRRLEVTWTIATAIILLFVGVASYQVMASPYVTAEAGDQAALQEQDTELITVEAQRYGWTFYYNESSWDGEAEVTTRTDLKIPANQDVSLRVTSKDWLHAFHVPGLGLKSDAFPGQYNRLRTNAGNTGTYQLYCAEYCGSGHSQMLGTVEVVPQDEYEDWLAEQKGGGNGSEGSGE; encoded by the coding sequence ATGACCCGGAAACGCGCCGGTCTGGTCGCTCTGTTCGGTGCTGCGTTACTCGCGCTCGCCGCCGAGCCGGCCGCCGCCGCACAGATTCAGGACTCGACGACGGATAGCCTCATCTGGGGGCTAAACATGAACCTCCTGTACGTTGCTCTCCCGATTACAGTCCTCGTCGAAGGGATTCTGGTCTATACCGTCTGGCGGTTCCGTAATCAGGAAGAGGCGCTTCCAACGCGAGAGAACCGTCGACTCGAAGTGACTTGGACCATCGCGACAGCAATTATTCTCCTGTTCGTGGGCGTCGCCTCCTACCAAGTTATGGCTAGCCCGTACGTCACCGCCGAGGCCGGTGATCAGGCCGCACTACAGGAACAGGACACTGAACTCATTACCGTCGAAGCCCAGCGGTACGGCTGGACGTTCTACTACAACGAATCAAGCTGGGACGGCGAGGCAGAAGTAACCACTAGAACGGACCTGAAGATACCAGCCAATCAGGACGTCTCCTTGCGGGTTACATCGAAGGACTGGCTACACGCGTTCCACGTGCCTGGACTTGGACTGAAATCCGATGCGTTCCCCGGCCAGTACAACCGCCTCCGAACCAACGCGGGTAACACCGGGACATACCAGCTCTACTGTGCCGAGTACTGTGGCTCTGGCCACTCACAGATGCTCGGGACCGTTGAGGTCGTCCCGCAGGACGAGTATGAGGACTGGCTGGCAGAGCAGAAAGGCGGCGGTAACGGCTCCGAAGGCAGCGGCGAGTAG
- the cyoE gene encoding heme o synthase, giving the protein MAESRTFTGLLAATAVGVYLLVLAGATTTLTDAAAACTTWPLCDGPVDVTNTALLVAWGHRLVAAAVGLLVVAMAVVGLRSGCRGRVKAAILLGAALYPVQIALGAVVATSTETALPGAHLALGMGIFGSFVLALAWHLEAETGSDDESPVKNPTLAPEPTGDETAGRTPTLSLRERLVGTASAYFRLMKPRLMWLLCLVAAAGMALAAGQTLTVRTVLLTLGGGVLSIGASGTFNHVLERDIDKRMDRTSDRPIATHQIPVRNALAFGLLLSFASLWLFWQVNALVAVLGLTAIVFYSIIYTLVLKPNTVQNTVIGGAAGALPALIGWVAADGSVGLPGVVLAVVIFLWTPAHFYNLALAYKDDYEAGGFPMMPVVRGETETRKHIVYYLGATLIAAGVLGVLTPLGWLYAVTSVLLGAVFLWAVILLHREQTEAAAFRAFHASNAYLGAVLVAIVVDALAL; this is encoded by the coding sequence ATGGCAGAGAGCCGGACCTTCACCGGGCTGCTCGCCGCGACCGCTGTCGGCGTGTACTTGCTAGTTCTCGCCGGCGCGACGACAACGCTCACGGATGCGGCAGCAGCCTGTACGACCTGGCCGCTGTGTGACGGACCGGTCGACGTGACGAACACGGCCCTGTTGGTCGCCTGGGGACATCGACTTGTCGCAGCCGCTGTCGGACTCCTCGTGGTGGCTATGGCCGTCGTCGGGCTCCGGTCCGGCTGTCGTGGCCGTGTCAAAGCGGCGATTCTTCTTGGGGCTGCGCTGTACCCAGTCCAGATAGCGCTCGGTGCTGTCGTCGCGACGAGCACCGAGACGGCACTCCCTGGGGCCCACCTCGCTCTGGGGATGGGTATCTTCGGCTCGTTCGTGCTGGCCTTGGCGTGGCACCTCGAAGCTGAGACGGGCAGTGATGATGAGTCTCCGGTGAAGAACCCAACACTCGCACCGGAGCCGACCGGAGACGAAACCGCCGGCCGGACTCCAACACTCTCCCTCCGTGAACGGCTTGTCGGGACCGCGTCTGCGTACTTCCGCCTGATGAAACCCCGGCTGATGTGGCTCCTGTGTCTGGTCGCCGCGGCCGGGATGGCACTCGCCGCTGGACAGACGCTTACCGTTCGAACGGTGCTACTCACACTTGGGGGCGGCGTCCTCTCTATCGGCGCGTCGGGAACGTTCAACCATGTCCTCGAACGTGATATCGACAAGCGGATGGACCGAACCTCGGACCGTCCCATTGCGACCCACCAGATTCCGGTCCGGAACGCGCTGGCTTTCGGCCTGCTCCTGTCGTTCGCCTCGCTATGGCTGTTCTGGCAGGTGAACGCGCTCGTAGCGGTCCTCGGACTGACCGCGATTGTGTTCTACAGCATTATCTACACGCTCGTGCTGAAGCCCAATACCGTCCAGAACACTGTCATCGGCGGGGCTGCCGGTGCACTACCGGCGCTCATCGGCTGGGTCGCTGCTGACGGATCGGTCGGCCTCCCGGGCGTCGTCCTTGCCGTGGTCATCTTCCTCTGGACGCCAGCGCATTTTTACAATCTCGCGCTCGCGTACAAGGACGACTACGAGGCGGGTGGTTTCCCGATGATGCCGGTCGTCCGTGGCGAGACGGAGACGCGCAAGCACATCGTCTACTATCTCGGGGCGACGCTCATCGCTGCGGGTGTTCTGGGCGTACTCACGCCGCTTGGCTGGTTGTACGCCGTCACGTCGGTGTTGCTGGGGGCAGTGTTCCTCTGGGCTGTCATCCTGCTCCACCGCGAGCAGACCGAAGCGGCGGCGTTCCGGGCGTTCCACGCATCGAACGCCTACCTTGGGGCAGTTCTGGTCGCCATCGTCGTCGACGCACTGGCACTATGA
- a CDS encoding dual specificity protein phosphatase family protein, translated as MPIVNPHRFAPAASNEEYVYGSCAPGWHTAATHQDALDDWIAHMQAHDIERICCLLPGRQLDDAGANIQRYREAFGASSVRHVPVPDHRLIPQDRLHDDVLPFLVDACEAEERVVVHCLAGIGRTGQVLAAWLVYHYDYGPNRAIETVQEMGRDPRDAIESGNATEAELSGLLSSVARL; from the coding sequence ATGCCCATCGTGAATCCACACCGCTTCGCGCCTGCAGCCTCCAACGAAGAGTACGTCTACGGGTCCTGTGCACCGGGCTGGCATACGGCCGCCACGCATCAGGACGCTCTTGATGATTGGATTGCACATATGCAGGCCCACGACATTGAGCGGATCTGCTGTCTGCTTCCCGGGCGACAACTCGACGATGCTGGGGCCAATATCCAGCGCTATCGAGAGGCCTTCGGAGCGTCATCAGTCCGCCACGTACCGGTTCCCGACCACCGACTTATCCCTCAAGACCGCCTTCACGACGATGTCCTGCCGTTCTTAGTTGACGCCTGTGAGGCAGAGGAGCGAGTCGTGGTTCATTGCCTGGCCGGCATCGGCCGCACCGGACAGGTGCTCGCCGCGTGGCTGGTGTATCACTATGACTACGGCCCCAACCGCGCCATCGAGACCGTTCAGGAGATGGGTCGTGACCCCAGAGACGCTATCGAATCAGGGAACGCGACTGAAGCAGAGCTGTCCGGGCTGCTATCGTCAGTCGCACGCCTATAG
- a CDS encoding ABC transporter permease codes for MSRLGRLTAETRAASLAFLRRRTAVFFTFFFPVIIVVIFGVLVQTQPGGGGLFTEPPSFYAPGYLAVVVLFTPLSRVGSEVARHRDGNRFEKLATTPLTRTEWLLAQTLVNVVIIGIAGLLILGMMVWLTGATIHLSGLLLPFVGLGVALFCAVGAMLGSLADSQDGVIAASNGLALPLLFLSETFVPQTLLPAWLPTWLSPLTYFSRGVRAATTGTGDALGPLAVLTVCAVVGFVIGARLLPQTD; via the coding sequence ATGAGCCGGCTGGGACGACTCACAGCGGAGACGCGTGCGGCGTCGCTGGCCTTCCTCCGGCGACGGACGGCCGTCTTCTTCACGTTCTTTTTCCCGGTCATCATCGTCGTCATCTTCGGCGTACTGGTCCAGACCCAGCCGGGCGGCGGCGGGCTGTTCACCGAGCCGCCGAGCTTCTACGCACCGGGCTATCTGGCCGTCGTCGTCCTGTTTACGCCGCTCTCCCGCGTCGGTAGCGAAGTGGCGCGGCATCGGGACGGCAACCGCTTCGAGAAGCTGGCGACGACACCGCTGACCCGGACCGAGTGGCTGCTGGCACAGACGCTCGTCAACGTCGTCATCATCGGCATCGCCGGCCTGCTGATACTCGGTATGATGGTATGGCTCACCGGCGCAACCATCCATCTGTCGGGGCTGTTGCTTCCCTTTGTCGGCCTCGGCGTCGCGCTGTTCTGTGCCGTCGGCGCGATGCTGGGTAGTCTCGCGGACTCACAGGACGGCGTCATTGCGGCGAGCAACGGCCTCGCGCTCCCGCTGCTCTTTCTCTCGGAGACGTTTGTCCCACAGACACTTCTGCCCGCGTGGCTGCCGACGTGGCTCTCGCCGCTGACGTACTTCTCCCGTGGCGTCCGTGCGGCGACGACCGGTACTGGCGATGCACTCGGGCCGCTGGCTGTTCTCACAGTCTGTGCTGTCGTCGGCTTTGTGATCGGTGCGCGACTCCTCCCGCAGACGGATTGA
- a CDS encoding GNAT family N-acetyltransferase — protein MEFTLLGWPEDGHRLRLDHEQFAYAGKFVMTSTGKAVVGDDGVVAAAAFDADRTDSDTLCVRYITVRQDRQGNRLGARLLRFVRERATERGFERVSIGVNNPFSYQAAYRAGFCFSGAESGMAELDLVWPGDRSTERYQAGLDLFRERDLSPDEESFLAAKADTDPPPVLANWTEQPSARTD, from the coding sequence ATGGAGTTCACGCTGCTCGGCTGGCCCGAGGACGGTCACCGGCTCCGGTTGGACCACGAGCAGTTCGCGTACGCGGGCAAGTTCGTGATGACCTCGACCGGAAAGGCCGTCGTCGGGGACGATGGGGTCGTGGCCGCGGCTGCGTTCGATGCCGACCGGACGGACTCTGACACCCTCTGTGTCCGGTACATCACCGTTCGGCAGGACCGGCAGGGCAACCGGCTCGGTGCCCGTCTCCTTCGGTTCGTTCGAGAGCGAGCTACGGAACGGGGCTTCGAACGTGTGTCTATTGGCGTCAACAATCCGTTTTCGTATCAGGCCGCCTACCGAGCCGGGTTTTGCTTCAGCGGCGCGGAGTCAGGGATGGCCGAACTCGACCTCGTCTGGCCGGGCGACCGCAGTACTGAGCGGTATCAGGCCGGGCTTGACCTGTTTCGAGAGCGCGACCTCTCGCCCGATGAGGAGTCGTTTCTCGCGGCGAAGGCCGACACCGACCCGCCGCCAGTCCTCGCCAACTGGACCGAGCAGCCGTCCGCACGGACCGACTGA
- a CDS encoding ornithine cyclodeaminase family protein: MTTDATALFLQSDEVADLAEPAEYVDAVREGYRQRGEGAPATPRTTLFSDEPAGMLTGYLAILPDTGAMGGYTYAAGFSGRDAHFTLPIFDADSGDPLAVLDGASMNPHKTGAVGAVGVDALARRDASDLAIIGSGAQARGQVRATATVRDFDRIEVYSPTADNRESFAAEMNDALDPTVAAVASPAAAIEGADVVITATNASEPVFDGDLLEPGTHVTAMGQYHPEKNELDATTIERATYVPDLRERVTQDAGSFINALDAGVVDEDHVHAELGDIVAGNASGRQSPEEITVFDSGGTAIETVAAGHMLYERATADGRGEEIDFAPASKALTGR; the protein is encoded by the coding sequence ATGACAACAGATGCGACAGCGCTGTTCTTGCAGAGTGATGAGGTCGCTGACCTCGCTGAACCCGCCGAGTACGTTGACGCCGTCCGGGAGGGGTATCGCCAGCGTGGTGAAGGGGCCCCGGCAACTCCCAGAACAACGCTGTTCTCGGACGAGCCCGCAGGCATGTTGACGGGCTATCTCGCGATCCTCCCCGACACCGGCGCGATGGGTGGGTACACCTATGCAGCTGGGTTCAGCGGACGTGATGCACACTTCACACTCCCGATTTTTGACGCCGACAGCGGCGACCCGCTCGCTGTCCTTGATGGTGCGAGCATGAACCCGCACAAGACTGGCGCGGTCGGGGCTGTCGGTGTCGACGCACTGGCCCGCCGTGACGCCAGCGACCTCGCAATCATCGGCAGTGGCGCACAGGCACGCGGCCAGGTCCGTGCGACGGCGACGGTCCGTGATTTTGACCGCATTGAGGTGTACTCGCCGACAGCCGATAACCGGGAGTCGTTCGCCGCGGAGATGAACGACGCGCTGGACCCGACAGTTGCAGCCGTTGCGTCCCCGGCCGCAGCAATCGAAGGGGCCGATGTCGTTATCACGGCGACTAACGCGAGCGAGCCGGTGTTCGACGGCGACCTTCTGGAACCGGGAACACACGTGACTGCGATGGGTCAGTACCACCCCGAGAAGAACGAACTGGACGCGACGACAATCGAGCGCGCCACGTACGTTCCGGACCTGCGCGAGCGAGTGACACAGGACGCCGGATCGTTCATCAATGCCCTTGATGCGGGCGTCGTCGACGAAGATCACGTCCACGCAGAACTGGGTGACATCGTCGCTGGAAACGCATCCGGGCGGCAGTCACCCGAGGAGATTACAGTCTTCGACTCCGGGGGCACGGCCATCGAAACCGTCGCTGCGGGCCATATGCTATACGAGCGGGCGACGGCAGACGGTCGCGGCGAAGAGATCGACTTCGCGCCCGCGAGCAAGGCTCTGACCGGCCGGTAG
- a CDS encoding ABC transporter ATP-binding protein has product MDEVLVASDVGRRYGDTVALDGVSLTATTGEVLALVGPNGAGKTTLVRALTGTTDATGEVRLFGQSPRTVARDRLGLLPQSFSPHERLTARELLEYYAGLYDDTRDVEAVLDDVGLADTASTTYENLSGGQQRRTCVATALINDPDLLVLDEPTTGIDPAGRRDLWRLLEGLADRGVTILVTTHYMEEAQRLADRVGLLADGTLIALDSPEQLVAEHGGDSQLIVDGSFDEAAVSAIDYPAETAIRNGRLVVYGIRPESIGNITEQLGQAGIEYDSLTWKQPDLEDVYLELTGTAVGQRGEPQQAEPVAGGAQ; this is encoded by the coding sequence ATGGACGAGGTACTGGTCGCGTCGGATGTCGGGCGGCGCTACGGCGATACGGTCGCACTTGACGGCGTTTCGCTGACGGCGACCACTGGAGAGGTGCTCGCGCTGGTCGGTCCTAACGGGGCTGGCAAGACGACGCTGGTGCGGGCGTTGACCGGAACAACAGATGCGACTGGCGAGGTACGGCTGTTCGGCCAGTCACCCAGAACGGTCGCTCGCGACCGACTTGGCCTGTTGCCACAGTCGTTTTCGCCCCACGAGCGACTGACGGCGCGGGAACTGCTTGAATACTACGCCGGCCTGTACGACGATACCCGCGACGTCGAGGCTGTTCTCGACGATGTGGGTCTAGCCGACACCGCAAGCACCACATACGAGAATCTCTCGGGCGGGCAGCAGCGCCGGACCTGCGTCGCGACGGCGCTCATCAACGATCCGGACCTCCTTGTGCTGGACGAACCGACCACCGGCATCGACCCGGCCGGTCGGCGGGATCTCTGGCGACTGCTGGAGGGACTCGCCGACCGCGGCGTGACGATACTCGTCACGACACACTACATGGAGGAGGCTCAGCGGCTCGCGGACCGCGTCGGCCTCCTCGCTGACGGGACACTCATCGCACTTGACTCGCCGGAGCAGCTCGTGGCCGAACACGGTGGCGACAGCCAGCTCATCGTTGATGGATCCTTCGACGAAGCTGCCGTCTCAGCCATCGACTATCCGGCGGAGACAGCGATCCGGAACGGCCGGCTGGTCGTCTACGGCATCCGCCCGGAGTCCATCGGCAACATCACTGAGCAACTGGGGCAGGCGGGCATCGAGTACGACAGCCTGACCTGGAAACAGCCGGACTTGGAGGACGTCTACCTCGAACTGACCGGAACGGCCGTCGGTCAGCGCGGTGAGCCACAACAGGCGGAGCCGGTCGCGGGTGGTGCCCAATGA
- a CDS encoding ABC transporter ATP-binding protein — translation MSTTTATLRDAIPDTRSLVTGAVVLNAELILILGYVVNTAQPATDPFLLVFPFIWLNIAGLVALRVRPELTDRRRTVSSAVVALGYLLVLGYVGGVYGTGGQGTGLRLVTQAPPGFSPTVVFSGATLSVVLIPWKVAGYLALSYLVFVTAVDASGGAVGGIVGLFSCVSCVLPIIASILGGFVGVGATLSQAALSQSYGLSTVVFVTSVGLLYGVHRFDVTLVGRLRTLIGRP, via the coding sequence ATGAGCACCACGACAGCCACGCTCAGGGATGCGATACCGGACACGCGCTCGCTCGTAACCGGGGCAGTCGTACTGAACGCGGAATTAATCCTCATTCTGGGCTACGTCGTCAACACGGCCCAGCCCGCAACGGACCCGTTTTTGCTGGTGTTCCCGTTCATCTGGCTCAATATCGCCGGTCTCGTTGCCCTGCGAGTGCGGCCGGAACTGACCGACCGCCGTCGGACGGTCAGCAGTGCGGTTGTCGCTCTCGGCTATCTACTTGTGCTGGGGTATGTCGGTGGCGTGTACGGCACGGGCGGCCAGGGGACTGGTCTCCGGCTAGTCACACAGGCTCCGCCAGGGTTCTCGCCGACGGTCGTGTTCAGCGGCGCGACCCTGAGTGTGGTGCTCATCCCGTGGAAGGTCGCCGGCTATCTGGCGCTCTCGTATCTTGTGTTCGTGACTGCCGTTGATGCGAGCGGCGGCGCGGTGGGCGGCATCGTTGGCCTCTTTTCGTGTGTCTCCTGTGTCCTCCCGATCATCGCGTCGATACTGGGCGGGTTCGTGGGTGTCGGAGCAACGCTGTCACAGGCAGCCTTGTCCCAGTCGTACGGGCTCTCCACGGTGGTGTTCGTCACCTCGGTTGGACTGCTGTACGGCGTCCACCGCTTCGACGTGACGCTCGTCGGTCGGCTCCGAACACTGATCGGCCGGCCATAG